In Neorhizobium galegae, the following proteins share a genomic window:
- a CDS encoding LysE family translocator translates to MSLEHWLAFVAASSVLLAIPGPTILLVISYALSHGRKVASATVAGTALGDFTAMTASMLGLGALLATSAALFTVLKWVGAAYLIYLGIKLWRAPVSERTAEVGEAEVTSVRPFKIFLHTYVVTALNPKSIVFFVAFLPQFLDLSQPLFFQMVVFEVTFLVLATLNATLYGLLASMARNTIRKPKVQRIVNRTGGSLMIGAGLLSVGFKRAAA, encoded by the coding sequence ATGTCGCTTGAACACTGGCTCGCTTTCGTCGCCGCTTCGTCGGTTCTCCTGGCCATTCCGGGGCCGACGATCCTGCTCGTCATTTCCTATGCGCTGAGCCATGGCCGCAAGGTGGCGTCCGCCACGGTCGCCGGCACGGCGCTTGGCGATTTCACCGCAATGACCGCCTCCATGCTCGGTCTCGGCGCGTTGCTTGCGACCTCTGCTGCGCTCTTCACGGTGCTGAAATGGGTGGGGGCTGCCTATCTCATCTATCTCGGCATCAAGCTGTGGCGTGCACCTGTTTCGGAACGGACTGCCGAGGTGGGCGAGGCCGAGGTGACATCGGTAAGACCGTTCAAGATTTTCCTGCACACCTATGTGGTCACCGCGCTGAACCCGAAGAGCATCGTCTTCTTCGTGGCCTTCCTGCCGCAGTTCCTGGACCTCAGCCAGCCGCTGTTCTTCCAGATGGTGGTCTTCGAAGTGACCTTCCTGGTGCTGGCGACACTCAATGCAACGCTCTACGGCCTGCTGGCCTCGATGGCGCGCAACACCATCCGCAAGCCGAAGGTCCAGCGGATCGTCAACCGCACCGGCGGTTCATTGATGATCGGTGCCGGCCTGCTGTCGGTCGGCTTCAAGCGCGCGGCCGCCTGA
- a CDS encoding glutathione S-transferase family protein: protein MADELVLYTNPMSRGRIARWMLEEVGAPYRTEILHFGTTMKGDTYKSVNPMGKVPSIVHGKTVITECAAICAYLADVFPQAGLAPAPAQRGDYYRWMFFAAGPLEAAVSNRVLGFEVPKERERMVGYGTYQDVMDTLEAAVRANAYIAGDTFSAADVYVGSQLGYGLQFGTIEKRAAFEQYFGRLALREAYQRANDKDNAAAAELQKAG from the coding sequence ATGGCAGATGAACTGGTACTCTATACGAATCCGATGTCGCGCGGCCGGATTGCCCGCTGGATGCTGGAAGAGGTCGGTGCCCCCTATCGTACCGAAATCCTGCATTTCGGCACGACGATGAAGGGCGACACCTATAAAAGCGTCAACCCGATGGGCAAAGTGCCGAGCATCGTGCACGGCAAGACCGTGATCACCGAATGCGCGGCGATCTGCGCCTATCTGGCGGATGTCTTTCCGCAGGCGGGTCTTGCCCCCGCTCCCGCCCAGCGAGGCGATTATTACCGCTGGATGTTCTTTGCGGCCGGTCCGCTGGAAGCAGCCGTCAGCAACCGCGTGCTCGGCTTCGAGGTGCCGAAGGAACGTGAGCGGATGGTCGGTTACGGCACCTATCAGGACGTCATGGATACGCTGGAAGCGGCTGTCCGGGCGAACGCCTATATCGCTGGCGACACATTCAGTGCCGCAGACGTCTATGTCGGCTCGCAGCTCGGTTACGGCCTGCAGTTCGGCACGATCGAAAAACGCGCCGCATTCGAACAATATTTCGGACGGCTTGCGCTACGCGAGGCTTACCAGCGGGCCAACGACAAGGACAATGCCGCGGCTGCCGAGCTGCAGAAGGCAGGATAG
- a CDS encoding cell wall hydrolase encodes MTASDKALLRPAIGLVGMMFLSACTSAQTTASISPATTTVKPAPVSKKQVYHYTPADRDCMKRAMYFESQRSSREGLMAVGTVIMNRLTSDAYPSTICGIVAQERQFAPGVMTRAMNEATVPELDAAVDAIIRGERNPEVKDAMFFHTAGLRFPYQNMHYVTVAGGNAFYEKRDRDGDLQTPPPKPVDEYVLALVQSNPDPFSLIQAKEFDVASIPATGTDPMVATNVPVPIERPDPVAVRSASIQPAGTQPVKPSVAPVILASSMSNEWMLRFDTGNAKPIPTPSPKRSPAGVDR; translated from the coding sequence ATGACGGCGAGCGATAAGGCCCTTCTCCGACCGGCAATCGGTCTGGTTGGAATGATGTTCCTGTCGGCATGCACGTCGGCGCAGACGACGGCGTCGATCTCTCCTGCCACCACGACGGTGAAGCCGGCGCCGGTCTCCAAGAAACAGGTCTACCACTACACGCCGGCCGATCGCGATTGCATGAAGCGGGCAATGTATTTCGAGTCCCAGCGCTCGAGCCGTGAAGGGCTGATGGCAGTCGGCACCGTGATCATGAACAGGCTGACCTCGGACGCCTATCCGTCCACTATTTGCGGCATCGTCGCCCAGGAGCGGCAATTCGCACCGGGCGTGATGACCCGCGCGATGAATGAGGCGACGGTTCCGGAACTCGATGCCGCCGTCGATGCGATCATTCGCGGCGAGCGGAACCCGGAAGTCAAGGACGCGATGTTCTTTCACACGGCCGGCTTACGGTTCCCCTACCAGAACATGCATTATGTCACGGTTGCCGGCGGCAATGCGTTCTACGAGAAGCGCGACAGGGACGGGGATCTGCAGACGCCACCGCCGAAGCCCGTAGATGAATACGTGCTCGCGCTGGTGCAGAGCAATCCCGACCCGTTCAGCCTGATCCAGGCGAAGGAATTCGACGTTGCGTCGATCCCGGCGACCGGCACGGATCCGATGGTGGCGACGAATGTTCCGGTTCCGATCGAGCGGCCGGATCCCGTCGCAGTCCGTTCTGCGAGCATCCAGCCGGCTGGAACTCAGCCTGTAAAGCCTTCTGTCGCGCCGGTGATCCTTGCCAGCTCCATGAGCAATGAGTGGATGCTGCGTTTCGACACCGGCAACGCGAAGCCGATACCGACCCCGTCGCCAAAACGATCGCCGGCCGGTGTCGACCGCTGA
- a CDS encoding ATP-binding protein has product MQVGIDMGIVSGGDPAKLDIEELLATRLLVQGNSGSGKSHLLRRLLEQSAPWVQQVVIDPEGDFVTLSEKFGHVVVDGERSEAELAGIANRIRKNRVSCVLTLEGLDLEEQMRAAAAFLNGMFDADREYWYPVLVVVDEAQMFAPSVGGDVSEDARKLSLGAMTNLMCRGRKRGLAGVIATQRLAKLAKNVAAEASNFLMGRTFLDIDMARAADLLGMDRRQAEMFRDLKRGNFVALGPALSRRPLPIVIGTVETSARSSSPKLMPLPDAPQDVEDLIFTPDPEEFTRPMVRRAPPAPRPTTDILAELSRSTPAAVPAPQEPRVSQPELSAEEREERLSAVLSEILDDPQSAYRTDSVLYQDFLVRARMRRLPGPPLSLGEFRRRTAIARSGVDVETASSEAWGTALSLSSGVSDDLQGVFLLMAKAAISGEPCPSDARIARAYGTHSARRARRLLGYFEEQGLIVVHADFSGKRIVAFPDLQVETSPGSADAPDEGEARAAAE; this is encoded by the coding sequence TTGCAGGTCGGCATCGATATGGGAATTGTGTCCGGGGGCGATCCGGCCAAGCTCGATATCGAGGAGCTTCTGGCGACCCGTCTGCTCGTGCAGGGCAATTCCGGCTCCGGCAAGTCGCATCTCCTGCGCCGCCTGCTGGAACAGTCCGCGCCCTGGGTGCAGCAGGTGGTGATCGATCCGGAAGGCGATTTCGTCACGCTGTCTGAAAAATTCGGCCATGTGGTGGTCGATGGCGAGCGTAGCGAGGCCGAGCTTGCCGGCATCGCCAACCGTATCCGCAAGAATCGCGTCTCCTGCGTCCTGACGCTCGAAGGCCTCGATCTCGAAGAGCAGATGCGCGCCGCCGCCGCCTTCCTGAACGGCATGTTCGATGCCGACCGGGAATATTGGTATCCGGTCCTGGTCGTGGTCGACGAGGCGCAGATGTTTGCCCCATCGGTCGGCGGCGATGTGTCGGAAGACGCCAGAAAGCTTTCTCTGGGTGCGATGACCAACCTGATGTGCCGTGGCCGAAAGCGCGGCCTTGCCGGTGTCATCGCGACGCAGCGGCTGGCAAAGCTCGCCAAGAACGTCGCGGCGGAAGCGTCGAATTTCCTGATGGGCCGAACCTTCCTCGATATCGACATGGCGCGTGCCGCCGACCTGCTCGGCATGGACCGTCGCCAGGCGGAAATGTTCCGTGATCTGAAACGTGGCAATTTCGTCGCCCTCGGCCCGGCACTGTCGCGCCGTCCGCTGCCGATCGTCATCGGCACGGTCGAGACCTCGGCGCGCTCTTCGAGCCCGAAGCTGATGCCGCTGCCAGATGCGCCGCAGGACGTCGAGGACCTGATCTTCACGCCGGATCCGGAAGAATTCACCCGGCCGATGGTCCGCCGTGCCCCGCCGGCGCCGCGGCCGACGACCGACATCCTGGCCGAACTGTCACGCTCGACACCCGCCGCCGTGCCGGCGCCGCAGGAGCCGCGTGTTTCCCAGCCGGAACTGTCCGCCGAAGAGCGTGAAGAACGGCTATCCGCCGTCCTGTCGGAAATTCTCGACGATCCGCAATCCGCCTACCGGACGGATTCCGTTCTCTATCAGGATTTTCTGGTGCGCGCCCGGATGCGGCGCCTGCCCGGACCGCCGCTGTCGCTCGGTGAATTCCGCCGCCGCACGGCGATCGCCCGCTCGGGCGTCGATGTGGAAACCGCCTCAAGCGAGGCATGGGGGACAGCGCTGTCGCTGTCGTCTGGCGTTTCGGATGACTTGCAGGGCGTTTTCCTGCTGATGGCGAAGGCGGCGATATCAGGGGAGCCATGTCCCTCGGATGCACGGATCGCCCGTGCCTACGGCACCCATTCGGCGCGTCGCGCCCGCCGTCTGCTCGGTTATTTCGAGGAACAGGGTCTGATCGTCGTGCATGCGGACTTTTCGGGCAAGCGCATCGTTGCCTTCCCGGATCTGCAGGTCGAAACCTCGCCCGGCAGTGCCGACGCGCCGGATGAGGGCGAGGCGAGGGCGGCTGCCGAATGA
- a CDS encoding GNAT family N-acetyltransferase gives MAGAERMTAVFRKLCRGDMAEAASVHRASFNERLPWLTQLHTPEEDRGYWRGHLFATCDIWGAEGDGTLLGVIAFREDWVDQLYILPGVQGQGIGSRLLDIAKGAHPQLFLWTFQRNAAARRFYEARGFIKIEETDGAANEEKEPDVLCRWVRGD, from the coding sequence ATGGCTGGAGCTGAAAGAATGACGGCCGTCTTCCGCAAACTTTGCCGTGGCGATATGGCGGAGGCTGCGAGCGTTCACCGTGCTTCCTTCAACGAGCGGCTGCCATGGCTGACTCAGCTTCACACGCCGGAGGAGGATCGCGGATACTGGAGAGGGCATCTCTTCGCGACTTGCGACATCTGGGGCGCCGAAGGGGACGGCACCTTGCTCGGCGTTATCGCCTTTCGAGAGGACTGGGTCGACCAGCTCTATATCCTGCCGGGCGTGCAGGGGCAGGGGATCGGTTCCCGGCTGCTGGACATCGCCAAGGGTGCCCATCCGCAGCTTTTTCTCTGGACCTTCCAGCGCAATGCTGCAGCCCGCCGTTTCTATGAAGCGCGCGGCTTTATAAAGATCGAGGAGACCGATGGCGCGGCCAATGAAGAGAAGGAGCCGGATGTGCTCTGTCGCTGGGTGCGCGGGGACTGA
- a CDS encoding LysE family translocator, with protein sequence MSEVPLLAFAIVALIGIATPGPTVLLALTNGSRYGLRRALPGMAGAMVSDFVLIGAVALGLGALLAASEFWFSAVKWLGAGYLAFLGLMLLRSKGSLDVTAGDASTGSGSATSIFLKSFLVAVTNPKGYLFFSAFLPQFIVPDAPQFQQYAILALVFALIDVAVMFGYALLGSRAVHLLKKKGALWLDRLCGGALLALAGSLAFYRRAAS encoded by the coding sequence ATGAGTGAAGTCCCCCTGCTTGCCTTTGCGATCGTCGCGTTGATCGGCATCGCCACACCCGGGCCGACCGTTCTCCTGGCGCTCACCAACGGCTCGCGTTACGGCCTTCGCCGCGCGCTGCCTGGCATGGCCGGTGCAATGGTCTCCGATTTCGTGCTGATCGGCGCGGTGGCGCTCGGCCTCGGCGCTCTGCTGGCGGCCTCCGAATTCTGGTTCTCGGCCGTCAAGTGGCTGGGTGCCGGTTATCTCGCGTTTCTCGGGCTCATGCTTCTCCGCTCGAAAGGCTCGCTTGACGTAACGGCAGGCGATGCTTCGACCGGTTCGGGTTCCGCTACGTCAATCTTCCTGAAGAGCTTCCTCGTCGCGGTGACCAATCCCAAGGGATACCTGTTCTTCTCGGCTTTCCTGCCGCAATTTATCGTCCCGGATGCGCCGCAGTTTCAGCAATATGCGATCCTGGCGCTCGTCTTCGCTCTGATCGATGTGGCCGTCATGTTCGGTTATGCGCTGCTCGGCTCGCGGGCCGTGCATCTGCTCAAGAAGAAGGGTGCGCTCTGGCTCGACAGGCTCTGCGGCGGGGCGCTTCTGGCGCTTGCCGGCTCGTTGGCATTCTATCGTCGCGCGGCATCCTGA
- a CDS encoding GNAT family N-acetyltransferase, whose product MTAKTTPAIIRPLEPADRTAWEPLWEAYLRFYETVLPKEMYDVTWSRFHDPAEPMHALGAFDETGKMIAIAHVVFHRSCWLPEWTCYLQDLYVKNTLRGRGTGAALIEAVADLARANGAGRLYWLTQESNAAARRLYDRIAQNSGFIQYRKAL is encoded by the coding sequence ATGACCGCCAAGACGACACCTGCGATCATCCGTCCGCTCGAGCCAGCCGACCGCACCGCCTGGGAGCCGCTCTGGGAAGCCTATCTGCGCTTCTACGAGACCGTGCTGCCGAAGGAGATGTACGACGTCACCTGGAGCCGGTTTCACGACCCCGCCGAGCCTATGCACGCGCTCGGCGCATTCGACGAGACCGGCAAGATGATCGCCATCGCGCATGTCGTCTTCCACAGATCCTGCTGGCTGCCCGAATGGACCTGCTATCTGCAGGACCTCTATGTCAAGAATACCTTGCGCGGCCGGGGAACCGGCGCAGCCCTGATCGAAGCGGTGGCGGACCTCGCACGGGCAAACGGCGCCGGTCGGCTCTACTGGCTGACGCAGGAGAGCAATGCCGCCGCACGGCGGCTCTACGACCGCATCGCCCAAAACTCCGGCTTCATCCAATACCGAAAGGCGCTCTAA
- a CDS encoding RNA methyltransferase translates to MSGTNSERELIAEGPAVILVEPQLGENIGMVARAMANFGLAELRLVNPRDGWPSEKARSAASKADHVIDGTKVFETLEEAISDLNFVYATTARERYGFKPVRSPVTAAETLRTKFRAGEKTGILFGRERWGLTNEEVALADEIVTFPVNPAFASLNIAQAVLLMSYEWMKSGMDDLAETVFLPIEQRPSTKEQVIGLFEHLEEALDARNYFHPPAKKPRMIDNLRAVISRRGFTEQEISVFRGVINSLDRFPRGWSKKDGPKPEKADLPRRGIWGDYGE, encoded by the coding sequence ATGTCAGGCACCAACAGCGAGCGCGAACTCATAGCCGAAGGACCGGCGGTCATCCTGGTCGAGCCCCAACTCGGCGAGAATATCGGCATGGTGGCACGCGCCATGGCCAATTTCGGCCTCGCGGAACTGCGCCTCGTGAACCCGCGAGACGGCTGGCCGAGCGAAAAGGCCCGCTCGGCCGCCTCCAAGGCCGATCACGTCATCGATGGCACGAAGGTGTTCGAAACGCTCGAAGAGGCGATCAGTGACCTCAACTTCGTTTATGCGACGACGGCGCGCGAGCGTTACGGCTTCAAGCCGGTGCGCTCGCCGGTGACCGCTGCCGAGACGCTCCGCACCAAATTCAGGGCGGGCGAAAAGACCGGCATTCTCTTCGGTCGCGAACGCTGGGGCCTCACCAACGAGGAAGTGGCGCTCGCCGACGAGATCGTCACCTTTCCGGTCAACCCCGCCTTCGCCTCACTCAACATCGCCCAGGCCGTGCTGCTGATGTCCTATGAATGGATGAAATCCGGCATGGACGATCTTGCCGAGACGGTCTTTCTGCCGATCGAGCAGCGTCCTTCCACCAAGGAACAGGTCATTGGCCTGTTCGAGCACCTGGAAGAGGCGTTGGACGCCCGCAATTATTTCCATCCGCCCGCGAAAAAGCCAAGAATGATCGACAACCTCCGTGCCGTCATCTCGCGGCGGGGTTTTACGGAGCAGGAGATCAGCGTGTTCCGGGGCGTCATCAACTCGCTCGACCGTTTTCCCCGCGGATGGTCGAAAAAGGACGGGCCGAAGCCTGAAAAGGCTGATCTGCCCAGAAGGGGCATCTGGGGAGACTACGGGGAATGA
- the murI gene encoding glutamate racemase codes for MTQKNESKPVLMFDSGIGGLTVLREARVLIPERGFIYVADDAGFPYGDWEEPALRERIITLFAKLLDEYDPEVCVISCNTAFTLVGADLRETFPKMTFVGTVPAIKPAAERTRSGLVSVLATPGTVKRAYTRDLIQSFATQCHVRLVGSQNLARMAEAYIRGETISDEAVLAEIAPCFVEKDDRKTDIVVLACTHYPFMANVFRRLAPWPVDWLDPAEAIARQARRKVPLVEGAEHPDNYDFAVFTSGNPDFATRRLMQGFGLRA; via the coding sequence ATGACGCAGAAGAATGAATCGAAGCCCGTGCTGATGTTCGATTCGGGCATCGGCGGGCTGACGGTACTGCGCGAGGCGCGCGTGCTGATCCCGGAACGCGGCTTCATCTATGTCGCCGACGATGCCGGTTTTCCCTATGGCGACTGGGAGGAACCGGCCCTGCGCGAGAGGATCATCACCCTCTTTGCAAAACTTCTCGACGAATACGATCCGGAAGTCTGCGTCATCTCCTGCAATACCGCCTTCACCTTGGTCGGCGCCGATCTGCGCGAGACTTTTCCGAAGATGACATTCGTCGGCACAGTACCGGCGATCAAGCCGGCGGCGGAACGCACACGCTCCGGCCTCGTCTCCGTTCTCGCGACGCCGGGAACCGTCAAGCGCGCCTATACCCGCGACCTCATCCAGTCCTTCGCCACCCAGTGTCACGTGCGCCTCGTCGGTTCGCAGAACCTTGCCCGCATGGCCGAAGCCTATATTCGCGGTGAGACGATTTCCGACGAGGCTGTCCTGGCCGAGATCGCCCCCTGTTTCGTCGAAAAGGACGACAGGAAGACCGATATCGTCGTGCTCGCCTGCACCCATTATCCGTTCATGGCAAACGTCTTCCGCAGGCTTGCCCCCTGGCCGGTCGACTGGCTCGACCCCGCCGAGGCGATCGCCAGGCAGGCGCGTCGAAAAGTGCCGCTGGTCGAGGGAGCAGAACATCCCGACAATTACGACTTCGCGGTCTTCACCTCCGGCAATCCCGACTTCGCCACCCGCCGCCTGATGCAGGGTTTTGGGCTGAGGGCCTGA
- a CDS encoding FUSC family protein: MTFAAKIRDWLLANDPALSRLRMAGRVTLTVIAAVACLALIHIAGLALPTIAYGLAIILSIEGGVAVRDRLPSDQLKTRLIGGVVSLICVGLAAALEDYRYISDPMFLVVIAGATVGRVYGPRGFAVGMFAFTSYFMGAYLKPSLSNLPLGAIGPVIAVVTGHLVRTYLLPDDWRRDLLQSLVAIQGRVGDILMKLAVLSSGGIISDGDRRELRQLEERLKDVVLMAEGFLPRTADGTIDPEDEPLTSLTMKIFDVHLAAESVIVLSFEALPPFLLVHALIEDDRDMAEKIAASPAVAGDDRVAENARALMWLQTARVALTEAIEEGRRNRFRAIEDAAAAPASAKIDFSLENPVMRSAVQITIASSLAMAFGLMLSRDRWFWAVLTAFLIFTNTKSRGDAAIRALQRSIGTLLGIAAGLVLATLIGGYPLVSAPIAVLCIFLGFYCLQISYAAMTFFISIVLCLIYGMTGVLTLDLLQLRIEETLIGALAGTIVAFLVFPASTRSTLDLALGRWFDGLRELLSAVREGRSGFEIIALSHKLDAAYREVTLAARPLGTTWSVVSRPGEVRQTLGIFLGATYWARIFARNAVQAGHKPEGPVLTALEDTLGNIDALSARGSECFVVKRKLSRGARRHLPIFKHGSRVGVEMIGTMLGRLYPATA, encoded by the coding sequence ATGACGTTTGCCGCGAAGATCCGAGACTGGCTGCTCGCCAACGACCCGGCACTGTCGCGCCTGCGCATGGCAGGACGCGTGACCCTGACCGTCATCGCCGCGGTGGCCTGCCTTGCGCTCATCCACATCGCCGGCCTGGCGTTGCCGACGATCGCCTACGGACTTGCGATCATCCTGTCGATCGAAGGTGGCGTCGCGGTGCGCGACCGGCTGCCGTCGGACCAGTTGAAAACGCGGCTGATCGGCGGCGTCGTCAGCTTGATCTGTGTCGGGCTCGCCGCGGCACTGGAAGACTATCGCTACATTTCCGATCCGATGTTCCTGGTCGTTATTGCTGGCGCTACCGTCGGGCGCGTCTACGGACCGCGCGGATTTGCAGTCGGCATGTTCGCGTTTACGTCCTATTTCATGGGCGCCTATCTCAAGCCTAGCCTTTCCAACCTTCCTTTGGGGGCCATCGGTCCGGTAATCGCGGTTGTCACAGGCCATCTGGTCCGCACCTATCTCCTGCCGGACGACTGGCGGCGCGATCTTCTGCAGTCGCTGGTGGCGATCCAGGGCAGGGTGGGCGATATCCTGATGAAGCTCGCGGTTCTGTCGAGCGGCGGGATCATCTCGGATGGCGACCGGCGCGAATTGCGGCAGCTCGAGGAGCGGTTGAAGGACGTGGTGCTGATGGCGGAAGGTTTTCTGCCGCGCACCGCGGACGGCACGATCGATCCGGAAGACGAGCCGCTGACATCCCTCACCATGAAGATCTTCGATGTGCATCTCGCTGCGGAAAGCGTGATCGTGCTCTCCTTCGAGGCGTTGCCGCCCTTCCTGCTCGTTCACGCCCTGATCGAGGACGACCGGGATATGGCCGAGAAGATCGCAGCCAGCCCGGCGGTCGCCGGCGACGACCGGGTGGCGGAGAACGCCCGCGCCCTGATGTGGCTGCAGACGGCGAGGGTGGCCTTGACGGAAGCCATAGAGGAGGGGCGGCGCAACCGTTTCCGGGCCATAGAGGATGCAGCTGCCGCGCCGGCCTCGGCAAAGATCGACTTTTCGCTCGAAAACCCGGTGATGCGATCCGCGGTGCAGATCACAATCGCGTCGAGCCTGGCGATGGCCTTTGGCCTGATGTTGTCACGCGACCGTTGGTTCTGGGCTGTGCTGACCGCCTTCCTGATCTTCACAAACACCAAGTCGCGCGGCGACGCGGCGATCAGGGCCCTTCAGCGCTCGATCGGTACGCTGCTCGGCATTGCGGCCGGCCTCGTGTTGGCAACGCTGATCGGCGGTTATCCGTTGGTATCCGCGCCGATCGCGGTGCTCTGCATCTTCCTCGGCTTCTATTGCCTGCAGATCTCCTATGCGGCGATGACCTTCTTCATCTCGATCGTGCTCTGCCTGATCTATGGCATGACCGGCGTGCTGACCCTCGACCTCCTGCAGCTCAGGATCGAGGAAACGCTGATCGGTGCGCTTGCGGGGACCATCGTCGCCTTCCTCGTCTTCCCGGCATCGACCCGCTCGACCCTCGATCTCGCGCTGGGGCGCTGGTTCGATGGTCTGCGCGAGCTTCTTTCCGCCGTCAGGGAGGGCCGGAGCGGTTTCGAGATCATTGCGCTTTCTCATAAGCTCGATGCCGCCTATCGCGAGGTCACGCTCGCCGCCCGCCCGCTTGGCACCACCTGGTCGGTCGTCAGCCGTCCGGGCGAGGTTCGCCAGACGCTCGGTATCTTCCTCGGCGCCACCTATTGGGCGCGGATCTTCGCCCGCAACGCGGTCCAGGCTGGACACAAGCCGGAAGGCCCTGTGCTGACGGCACTGGAGGATACGTTGGGCAATATCGACGCGCTTTCCGCGCGTGGATCGGAATGTTTCGTGGTGAAGCGCAAGCTGAGCCGTGGTGCCCGCCGCCATCTGCCGATCTTCAAGCACGGCAGCCGCGTTGGCGTCGAAATGATCGGCACCATGCTGGGCAGGCTTTATCCCGCAACGGCATAA
- a CDS encoding NADP-dependent isocitrate dehydrogenase, translated as MQKIKVANPVVDLDGDEMTRIIWQLIKDKLVLPYLDLDIEYYDLSVENRDATNDQVTIDAANAIKKHGVGIKCATITPDEARVKEFNLKEMWKSPNGTIRNILGGVIFREPIICKNVPRLVPGWTKPIVVGRHAFGDQYKATDFRFPGKGTLSIKFVGEDGQVIEKEVFKAPDAGVAMAMYNLDESIRDFARASLNYGLMRKWPVYLSTKNTILKAYDGRFKDIFEEIFNAEFKEQFDALKITYEHRLIDDMVAAALKWSGGYVWACKNYDGDVQSDIVAQGFGSLGLMTSVLLSPDGRTVEAEAAHGTVTRHYRQHQKGQETSTNSIASIFAWTRGLAHRAKLDDNAALAKFASTLEKVCVDTVEAGYMTKDLALLIGPDQPWLSTTAFLDKVDENLKVAMAS; from the coding sequence ATGCAAAAGATCAAGGTAGCCAACCCGGTCGTCGATCTCGACGGCGACGAGATGACCCGCATCATCTGGCAGCTCATCAAGGACAAGCTGGTCCTTCCCTATCTCGATCTCGACATCGAATATTACGACCTCTCGGTCGAGAACCGCGACGCCACCAACGACCAGGTGACGATCGACGCCGCCAACGCCATCAAGAAGCACGGCGTCGGCATCAAGTGCGCGACGATCACCCCGGACGAAGCCCGCGTCAAGGAATTCAACCTCAAGGAAATGTGGAAGAGCCCGAACGGCACGATCCGCAACATTCTGGGCGGCGTCATCTTCCGCGAGCCGATCATCTGCAAGAACGTGCCGCGCCTGGTTCCGGGCTGGACCAAGCCGATCGTCGTCGGCCGCCATGCTTTCGGCGACCAGTACAAGGCGACCGACTTCAGGTTCCCGGGCAAGGGCACGCTGTCGATCAAGTTCGTCGGCGAAGACGGCCAGGTGATCGAGAAGGAAGTGTTCAAGGCACCGGACGCCGGCGTGGCGATGGCCATGTACAACCTCGACGAATCGATCCGCGATTTCGCCCGGGCTTCGCTGAACTACGGCCTGATGCGCAAGTGGCCGGTCTACCTGTCGACCAAGAACACCATCCTCAAGGCCTATGACGGCCGCTTCAAGGATATCTTCGAGGAAATCTTCAACGCCGAATTCAAGGAACAGTTCGACGCGCTGAAGATCACCTACGAACACCGCCTGATCGACGACATGGTCGCGGCTGCGCTGAAGTGGTCCGGCGGCTATGTCTGGGCCTGCAAGAACTATGACGGCGACGTCCAGTCCGACATCGTCGCCCAGGGTTTCGGCTCGCTCGGCCTGATGACCTCGGTTCTGCTGTCGCCCGACGGCCGCACGGTCGAAGCCGAAGCCGCACACGGCACCGTCACCCGCCACTACCGCCAGCACCAGAAGGGTCAGGAGACCTCGACGAACTCGATCGCCTCGATCTTCGCCTGGACCCGTGGCCTGGCACATCGCGCCAAGCTCGACGACAATGCAGCCCTTGCCAAGTTCGCCTCGACGCTCGAAAAAGTCTGCGTCGATACCGTCGAAGCCGGCTACATGACCAAGGACCTGGCGCTGCTGATCGGTCCGGACCAGCCGTGGCTCTCGACCACCGCCTTCCTCGACAAGGTGGACGAGAATCTCAAGGTGGCCATGGCTTCCTAA
- a CDS encoding GFA family protein: protein MITGRCHCGETVFEIKGELPQALTRCTCTFCSRRGALHAYYEPKQVKVTSDAGSDKIYRWNTKTVAHHFCGTCGCTTYSDSPDFQQDGTWDGKTRRIAVNARLFDDFDAEDWPHTVIDGRHLW from the coding sequence ATGATCACCGGGCGTTGCCATTGCGGCGAGACCGTTTTCGAGATCAAGGGTGAACTGCCGCAGGCACTCACCCGCTGCACCTGCACCTTCTGCTCCAGGCGCGGCGCACTGCATGCCTATTACGAGCCGAAGCAGGTAAAGGTCACCTCCGATGCCGGGAGTGACAAGATCTATCGCTGGAACACCAAGACGGTAGCGCATCATTTCTGCGGCACATGCGGCTGCACCACCTATAGCGACAGCCCGGATTTCCAGCAGGATGGCACCTGGGATGGCAAGACCCGACGTATCGCCGTGAATGCCCGGCTGTTCGACGATTTCGATGCCGAGGACTGGCCGCATACGGTCATCGACGGCCGGCACCTCTGGTAG